The Streptomyces achromogenes genome window below encodes:
- a CDS encoding SUKH-4 family immunity protein: MSTTRTTTAMTTITFTEDELNTYVAHPPARRRPAGPGLRGLPGDGTLMTMDAPRTGAPATVAGARRETESVLLDGMTGEISTTYFFHDRLDLMDAPPLAPSLEKLLRRATAVDELAALRGQFACYAGRLGPKAVAGASRRLLAVFEAGAEGPGDAFALFWKLAAVIRPLALVAGPVTTSGLALDLPVRLLDEEFGSAGVVRFEDIDLPDALAHAPTRRFLRGTGLPEETVPFSLETELPLRTLAEHLADLRTDDSVGGGAGNRLPAHADRLIRLGSLAEDTSLVVDGATGAVLSWSEPDHTPRPLNADISTLAFTLWLLRHEQALDAVRELTDAYGRLADTMSRTLAAVDPAGPVAPADMVAPVACDATPADPADA, encoded by the coding sequence ATGAGCACGACCAGGACCACCACCGCCATGACGACGATCACTTTCACCGAGGACGAGCTGAACACGTACGTCGCACACCCCCCGGCCCGCCGCCGGCCGGCCGGACCGGGTCTGCGGGGCCTGCCGGGCGACGGCACCCTGATGACGATGGACGCGCCGCGCACCGGCGCTCCGGCCACGGTCGCCGGCGCCCGCCGGGAGACGGAGTCGGTCCTGCTCGACGGGATGACGGGAGAGATCTCGACGACGTACTTCTTCCACGACCGCCTCGACCTGATGGACGCCCCGCCGCTCGCCCCGTCCCTGGAGAAGCTGCTCCGCCGTGCCACGGCCGTGGACGAACTGGCGGCCCTGCGCGGGCAGTTCGCCTGCTACGCCGGCCGGCTCGGGCCGAAGGCGGTGGCCGGGGCCTCCCGGCGGCTGCTGGCGGTGTTCGAGGCGGGCGCCGAAGGCCCGGGCGACGCCTTTGCCCTGTTCTGGAAGCTGGCCGCGGTGATCCGTCCGCTGGCCCTGGTGGCAGGTCCTGTCACGACGTCCGGCCTGGCCCTGGATCTGCCGGTCCGGTTGCTGGACGAGGAGTTCGGCTCCGCCGGCGTCGTCCGCTTCGAGGACATCGACCTGCCCGACGCGCTCGCGCACGCTCCGACCCGGCGCTTCCTGCGCGGGACGGGCCTGCCGGAGGAGACCGTCCCGTTCTCGCTGGAGACGGAACTGCCGCTGCGGACCCTCGCCGAGCACCTCGCCGACCTCCGCACCGACGACTCGGTCGGCGGCGGTGCGGGAAACCGGCTTCCGGCGCACGCCGACCGCCTCATCCGGCTGGGGAGCCTCGCCGAGGACACCAGCCTCGTCGTGGACGGCGCCACGGGCGCGGTGCTGAGCTGGAGCGAGCCGGACCACACCCCGCGTCCGCTCAACGCCGACATCTCCACCCTCGCGTTCACCCTCTGGCTGCTGAGACACGAGCAGGCCCTGGACGCGGTACGCGAACTGACCGACGCCTACGGCCGGCTCGCCGACACGATGTCCCGCACCCTGGCCGCCGTCGACCCGGCCGGCCCGGTCGCCCCGGCCGACATGGTCGCCCCGGTGGCCTGTGACGCCACTCCGGCCGACCCCGCGGACGCCTGA
- a CDS encoding excisionase family DNA-binding protein gives MDTVRPAGSNSPAPVFLTVEEAAYCLRIGRTTCFALIRTGELESLMIGGLRRVPADAPAAYLARRCAEQQAA, from the coding sequence ATGGACACCGTCCGACCCGCCGGAAGTAACAGCCCGGCCCCTGTCTTTCTGACTGTTGAAGAGGCCGCTTACTGCCTCCGCATCGGCCGAACGACCTGCTTCGCCCTCATCCGCACCGGGGAGCTGGAATCCCTGATGATCGGCGGGCTGAGGCGCGTCCCCGCTGACGCCCCGGCCGCGTACCTCGCTCGTCGCTGTGCTGAGCAGCAGGCGGCCTGA
- a CDS encoding alpha-L-rhamnosidase-related protein has product MHDVTRRNILRSAIAVALAPTLGSVMLPGLAPAASAAVSWTAKWIWAPSSSTNQWVAFRRSFTLGSAPSKAVTQIAADSKYWLWVNGTLVVFEGGLKRGPNRTDTYYDEIDLAPYLTSGTNTVALLVRYFGKQGFSHSSSGKGGLLFQSDITTGSTTTRLVSDTGWKHTVHPGYSNNTSGTQVNFRLPESNVYYDARSATAMADWQSAGFDDSAWSAPTDFGAAGAAPWNGLVQRPIPQFRYSGLKSYTNAASLPGVGQGSTAISATLPSNIQVTPYLKVDAPAGAVIGVQTDHYDDGKGLVGIDQATIFNVRATYVCTGGVQEFEALGWMSGTAVRYTIPANVTIVDLKYRESGYDTDFAGSFTSSDALFDTVWTKAARTMYVNMRDNYMDCPTRERAQWWGDVVNQLKEGFYTFDTNSHALGKKAISQLASWQKDTGALYSPMPSTIWTAELPNQMLASVWSFWTFHLYTGDTSTVTGAYPAVKKYLDLWGLGSDGLVAHRAGDWDWQDWGSNIDTRVLNNCWYYLALDTAAKLAALSGNTGDVAGWQAQRASIKANFDTLLWNSTKNEYRSPGYSGDTDDRGNALAVVAGLAAPSHYPAITNVLRTHLNASPYMEFYVLEALYLMGAATVAEERMRNRFAAQVADPACHTLWEVWVKSQGTDNHAWNGGPLYALSAYAAGVRPTTAGWETYEVIPQTGTLTKINTVTPTVAGDIRFGITRDGTQATLTLTSPDGTTARVGVPTYGGSQPVIKANGTTVFTGGSSTGSVSGLAYDGKDSSYVYFKVQPGTWTFTAAGTGPLDNLALNRPVTSNNSLENSSWGKNRLTDGKLTSVSGARGYTSNEFTSADVSANPVWVEIDLGADTDLDAVRLFPRTDTPAAGGGSAGFPVDFTVQTRPDGGSAYTTVRTVTGQANPNGAVQTYGFKTTTARHVRLQATKLGAPASDESAKFRLQLAELTVPTSATTVKANCTLENSDWGKTRLLDGTTTSVTGAKGFTSIDFAAADVSATPVWIEVDLGADRSIGSVTLHPRTDASGTGGGSAGFPADFTVQTRPDGSGTYTTARTVTGQANPNGAAQTYPLTSVTGRYLRLTATRLGTPASDETAKFRLQLAEITVT; this is encoded by the coding sequence ATGCACGATGTGACGCGCCGGAACATTCTGCGCTCGGCCATAGCCGTGGCCCTTGCCCCCACTCTGGGTTCCGTGATGCTGCCCGGGCTCGCGCCCGCGGCGTCCGCGGCGGTCTCCTGGACCGCGAAGTGGATCTGGGCGCCGTCCAGTTCCACGAACCAGTGGGTGGCCTTCCGCAGATCGTTCACCCTGGGCTCCGCGCCCTCGAAGGCCGTGACCCAGATCGCGGCCGACTCCAAGTACTGGCTGTGGGTCAACGGCACACTCGTGGTCTTCGAGGGCGGACTCAAGCGCGGCCCGAACCGTACGGACACCTACTACGACGAGATCGACCTCGCCCCGTACCTGACCAGCGGCACCAACACGGTGGCCCTGCTGGTTCGGTACTTCGGCAAGCAGGGCTTCTCGCACAGCAGCAGCGGCAAGGGCGGTCTGCTGTTCCAGTCCGACATCACGACCGGTTCCACCACCACCCGGCTGGTCAGCGACACCGGCTGGAAGCACACCGTCCACCCGGGCTACTCGAACAACACCAGTGGCACCCAGGTCAACTTCCGGCTGCCGGAATCGAACGTCTACTACGACGCCCGCAGCGCCACCGCCATGGCCGACTGGCAGTCCGCCGGCTTCGACGACAGCGCCTGGAGCGCGCCCACCGACTTCGGCGCCGCCGGCGCCGCCCCCTGGAACGGCCTCGTCCAACGGCCGATCCCGCAGTTCCGCTACTCCGGCCTGAAGTCGTACACCAACGCCGCCTCGCTCCCGGGCGTCGGCCAGGGCTCCACGGCCATCTCGGCCACCCTGCCGTCCAACATCCAGGTCACGCCGTACCTGAAGGTCGACGCTCCGGCCGGCGCGGTGATCGGCGTCCAGACCGACCACTACGACGACGGCAAGGGCCTGGTCGGCATCGACCAGGCCACCATCTTCAACGTCCGCGCCACCTACGTCTGCACCGGCGGGGTGCAGGAGTTCGAGGCGCTGGGCTGGATGAGCGGCACCGCAGTGCGGTACACCATCCCGGCGAACGTGACGATCGTCGATCTCAAGTACCGGGAGAGCGGATACGACACCGACTTCGCCGGGTCGTTCACCAGCAGCGACGCCCTCTTCGACACCGTGTGGACCAAGGCCGCCCGCACCATGTACGTCAACATGCGCGACAACTACATGGACTGCCCCACCCGCGAACGCGCCCAGTGGTGGGGCGACGTGGTCAACCAGCTGAAGGAAGGTTTCTACACCTTCGACACCAACTCCCACGCCCTCGGCAAGAAGGCCATCTCGCAGCTGGCCTCCTGGCAGAAGGACACCGGGGCGCTCTACTCCCCGATGCCCTCGACCATCTGGACCGCCGAACTGCCCAACCAGATGCTCGCCTCGGTGTGGTCGTTCTGGACGTTCCACCTCTACACCGGCGACACGAGCACGGTCACCGGCGCCTACCCGGCGGTGAAGAAGTACCTGGACCTGTGGGGCCTGGGCAGCGACGGCCTCGTGGCCCACCGCGCCGGTGACTGGGACTGGCAGGACTGGGGCAGCAACATCGACACCCGCGTCCTGAACAACTGCTGGTACTACCTGGCCCTGGACACCGCCGCCAAGCTCGCCGCCCTCAGCGGCAACACCGGCGACGTCGCCGGATGGCAGGCCCAGCGCGCCAGCATCAAGGCCAACTTCGACACCCTGCTGTGGAACTCCACCAAGAACGAGTACCGCTCGCCCGGCTACAGCGGCGACACCGACGACCGGGGCAACGCCCTCGCCGTCGTCGCGGGCCTGGCCGCCCCCAGCCACTACCCGGCGATCACCAACGTGCTGCGCACCCATCTCAACGCCAGCCCCTACATGGAGTTCTACGTCCTGGAGGCGCTGTACCTGATGGGCGCGGCCACCGTCGCCGAGGAGCGGATGCGCAACCGCTTCGCCGCCCAGGTCGCCGACCCCGCCTGCCACACCCTGTGGGAGGTGTGGGTCAAGTCGCAGGGCACCGACAACCACGCCTGGAACGGCGGCCCGCTGTACGCGCTGTCCGCCTACGCCGCGGGTGTGCGCCCCACCACGGCGGGCTGGGAGACGTACGAGGTGATCCCGCAGACCGGCACCCTCACGAAGATCAACACAGTGACGCCGACCGTCGCGGGTGACATCCGCTTCGGCATCACCCGCGACGGCACCCAGGCCACGCTGACGCTCACCTCACCGGACGGCACGACCGCCCGGGTGGGCGTGCCCACCTACGGCGGCTCCCAGCCGGTCATCAAGGCGAACGGCACCACCGTGTTCACCGGCGGCTCCTCCACGGGCAGCGTCAGCGGCCTGGCGTATGACGGCAAGGACTCCTCGTACGTCTACTTCAAGGTCCAGCCGGGCACGTGGACGTTCACGGCCGCCGGCACCGGCCCCCTCGACAACCTGGCCCTGAACCGCCCGGTCACCAGCAACAACAGCCTGGAGAACAGCAGCTGGGGCAAGAACCGGCTCACCGACGGCAAGCTCACCAGCGTGTCGGGCGCCAGGGGCTACACCAGCAACGAGTTCACCTCCGCCGACGTCAGCGCGAACCCCGTCTGGGTGGAGATCGACCTCGGCGCCGACACCGACCTCGACGCCGTACGCCTCTTCCCCCGCACCGACACCCCCGCGGCCGGTGGCGGCAGCGCGGGCTTCCCCGTCGACTTCACCGTCCAGACCCGCCCCGACGGCGGAAGCGCCTACACCACCGTCCGCACCGTCACCGGGCAGGCGAATCCCAACGGCGCGGTCCAGACGTACGGATTCAAGACCACCACCGCCCGCCACGTCCGCCTCCAGGCCACCAAGCTCGGCGCCCCCGCGTCCGACGAGTCCGCCAAGTTCCGCCTTCAGCTCGCCGAACTCACCGTCCCGACCTCCGCGACGACCGTGAAGGCCAACTGCACACTGGAGAACAGCGACTGGGGCAAGACCCGCCTCCTGGACGGCACCACCACCAGCGTCACCGGCGCCAAGGGCTTCACCAGCATCGACTTCGCCGCCGCCGACGTCAGCGCCACACCCGTGTGGATCGAGGTCGACCTCGGCGCCGACCGGTCCATCGGCTCCGTCACCCTCCACCCCCGCACCGACGCCAGTGGGACCGGCGGCGGCTCGGCGGGCTTCCCCGCCGATTTCACCGTGCAGACCCGCCCCGACGGATCCGGCACCTACACCACCGCCCGCACCGTCACCGGCCAGGCCAACCCGAACGGGGCCGCCCAGACCTACCCGCTCACCTCCGTCACCGGCCGCTACCTGCGTCTGACGGCGACCCGGCTCGGCACTCCGGCATCCGACGAGACCGCCAAGTTCCGCCTTCAGCTGGCGGAGATCACCGTCACCTGA